Proteins co-encoded in one Brassica rapa cultivar Chiifu-401-42 chromosome A02, CAAS_Brap_v3.01, whole genome shotgun sequence genomic window:
- the LOC103850306 gene encoding AAA-ATPase At3g28600 gives MLMGGAMGTFGSSMASLFFLWATFQQMFPDHLKIAIKEFFLSTLQQVSFVQRFSDHIINFFSPYVVISFPEYEEYRFNHAFAAIDTYLGAKAIDKAHKLKASQVKESKGLVLKRDEAKVRDVYQGVHVWWELVTTGTDHDGDRTHKLTFHRRGLEIVTGSYIKYVVEEGISIEAKTKQTKLYTNNPSFGWDTSGLWRRIDFEHPASFQTLAMDPWKKEEVLSDLEAFRNGKDYYKKIGKAWKRGYLLYGPPGTGKTTMIAAIANHLNYNIYDLELTAIKSNSELRKLLTATSSKSIIVIEDIDCSLDLTTGERKRDGDDLSSKKDSEKKEQSESRVTLSGLLNFIDGIWSVCGQERIIIFTTNHMEKLDPALIRRGRMDMHIELSYCSFEAFKVLAKNYLDVDSHPLFGEIESLLKDTKIASADVAEKLMAKNQIIDVDGCLEDLVQSLERKMKEQRGQDED, from the coding sequence ATGTTGATGGGAGGTGCGATGGGGACATTTGGTTCGAGCATGGCAAGTTTGTTCTTCCTCTGGGCAACTTTTCAGCAGATGTTCCCTGATCACCTCAAGATCGCAATCAAAGAGTTCTTTTTGTCTACACTCCAACAAGTCTCTTTTGTCCAAAGATTCTCCGACCACATCATCAACTTCTTCTCTCCTTACGTTGTCATCAGCTTCCCAGAGTACGAAGAGTACCGTTTCAACCACGCTTTCGCCGCCATCGACACTTACCTTGGCGCCAAAGCAATCGACAAAGCCCATAAGCTCAAGGCGAGTCAGGTCAAAGAGAGCAAAGGTCTAGTTTTAAAACGCGACGAGGCTAAAGTCAGAGATGTATACCAAGGAGTACACGTCTGGTGGGAGCTTGTGACGACTGGTACTGATCACGATGGAGACAGAACACATAAGCTCACTTTCCATAGACGTGGGTTGGAGATAGTAACCGGATCTTACATTAAGTATGTGGTGGAAGAAGGGATATCAATCGAGGCCAAGACCAAGCAGACGAAGCTGTACACGAACAACCCTAGTTTCGGCTGGGATACTAGCGGCTTGTGGAGACGCATTGATTTTGAGCACCCGGCGAGTTTCCAGACATTAGCTATGGATCCttggaagaaagaagaagttcTGAGCGATCTCGAGGCCTTCAGAAATGGGAAAGACTATTACAAGAAGATTGGGAAAGCTTGGAAGAGGGGTTACCTATTGTACGGACCACCAGGGACCGGTAAAACCACGATGATCGCAGCTATAGCAAACCATTTGAACTATAACATTTATGATCTCGAACTCACGGCTATTAAAAGCAACTCAGAGTTGAGGAAGCTCCTCACCGCGACATCAAGCAAGTCGATTATCGTGATCGAAGACATTGACTGCTCTTTAGACCTAACAACgggagaaagaaagagagatggTGATGACTTGAGCAGCAAGAAAGATAGTGAAAAGAAGGAACAAAGCGAGAGCAGAGTCACGCTCTCGGGGCTTTTGAATTTTATAGATGGTATATGGTCGGTTTGTGGTCAAGAGAGGATTATCATATTCACGACGAATCATATGGAGAAACTAGACCCGGCTTTGATCAGGAGAGGAAGAATGGATATGCATATTGAGTTGTCTTATTGTAGCTTCGAGGCGTTCAAGGTTCTTGCAAAGAACTACTTGGATGTTGATTCTCATCCTCTGTTTGGTGAGATTGAGTCTTTGCTTAAGGATACAAAGATCGCTTCAGCTGATGTCGCGGAGAAACTGATGGCCAAGAATCAAATAATAGATGTTGACGGGTGCCTTGAAGACTTGGTTCAGAGTTTGGAGAGGAAGATGAAGGAACAGAGAGGTCAAGATGAAGATTAG
- the LOC103850308 gene encoding uncharacterized protein At1g32220, chloroplastic isoform X3: MSRLMLRKQRLYMCLHLLLRRSGKSSLQESWASRVTWHQGTVITPQHVLGTCWIISFIFIFLYIFPGNLLSSDSLKDALDGVTSVISCVGGFGSNSYMYKINGTANINAIRAASEKGVKRFVYISAADFGLANYLLSGYYEGKRAAETELLTRFAYGGIVLRPGFIYGTRSVGSMKIPLGVFGSPMEMVLQQAKPLNQLPLVGPLFTPPVNVESVAKVAVRAATDPVFPPGIVDVHGIQRYSQQKSR; encoded by the exons ATGAGCCGTTTGATGCTGAGGAAGCAGAGACTGTACATGTGCCTCCACCTCCTACTGAGAAG ATCAGGTAAGTCGTCTTTACAAGAGTCATGGGCTAGTAGAGTAACATGGCATCAAGGTACTGTTATAACTCCTCAACATGTTTTAGGAACTTGCTGGATTATTTCCTTTATCTTCATTTTCCTTTATATTTTCCCAGGAAACCTTCTGTCATCTGATTCATTGAAAGATGCTCTTGATGGAGTGACTTCTGTG ATCTCTTGTGTTGGTGGTTTTGGTTCAAACTCGTATATGTATAAGATTAATGGGACTGCAAACATCAACGCAATTAGAGCTGCCTCAGAGAAAG GTGTGAAAAGATTTGTCTATATCTCTGCTGCTGATTTCGGACTAGCCAACTACTTGTTGAGCGGATACTATGAGGGAAAG CGAGCCGCTGAGACCGAGCTGCTCACAAGATTTGCTTATGGAG GGATAGTCTTGCGGCCTGGTTTTATATATGGAACTCGCAGCGTTGGAAGCATGAAGATCCCATTGGGAGTCTTTGGCTCACCAATGGAGATG GTTCTTCAACAAGCAAAACCGCTGAACCAGCTCCCGTTAGTCGGACCTTTGTTCACACCTCCGGTGAATGTTGAATCGGTTGCAAAAGTTGCGGTTAGAGCAGCTACGGATCCAGTCTTCCCTCCAGGGATTGTAGATGTTCATGGAATACAACGTTACAGCCAACAGAAATCGAGATAA
- the LOC103850308 gene encoding uncharacterized protein At1g32220, chloroplastic isoform X2 produces MRTIVSRLIRFKSSFAQTRFVSASYGGGGRYLSTDSNKIDEPFDAEEAETVHVPPPPTEKLLVLGGNGFVGSHVCKEALDRGLSVSSLSRSGKSSLQESWASRVTWHQGNLLSSDSLKDALDGVTSVISCVGGFGSNSYMYKINGTANINAIRAASEKGVKRFVYISAADFGLANYLLSGYYEGKRAAETELLTRFAYGGIVLRPGFIYGTRSVGSMKIPLGVFGSPMEMVLQQAKPLNQLPLVGPLFTPPVNVESVAKVAVRAATDPVFPPGIVDVHGIQRYSQQKSR; encoded by the exons ATGAGGACGATCGTTTCGCGTTTGATCCGATTCAAATCGTCTTTCGCTCAGACACG GTTCGTTTCTGCATCATACGGTGGCGGCGGGAGGTATCTCTCTACAGACTCTAACAAAATCGATGAGCCGTTTGATGCTGAGGAAGCAGAGACTGTACATGTGCCTCCACCTCCTACTGAGAAG TTACTTGTCCTTGGTGGAAATGGCTTTGTTGGATCACATGTATGTAAAGAAGCGTTAGATCGTGGCTTATCTGTCTCTAGCCTTAGCAG ATCAGGTAAGTCGTCTTTACAAGAGTCATGGGCTAGTAGAGTAACATGGCATCAAG GAAACCTTCTGTCATCTGATTCATTGAAAGATGCTCTTGATGGAGTGACTTCTGTG ATCTCTTGTGTTGGTGGTTTTGGTTCAAACTCGTATATGTATAAGATTAATGGGACTGCAAACATCAACGCAATTAGAGCTGCCTCAGAGAAAG GTGTGAAAAGATTTGTCTATATCTCTGCTGCTGATTTCGGACTAGCCAACTACTTGTTGAGCGGATACTATGAGGGAAAG CGAGCCGCTGAGACCGAGCTGCTCACAAGATTTGCTTATGGAG GGATAGTCTTGCGGCCTGGTTTTATATATGGAACTCGCAGCGTTGGAAGCATGAAGATCCCATTGGGAGTCTTTGGCTCACCAATGGAGATG GTTCTTCAACAAGCAAAACCGCTGAACCAGCTCCCGTTAGTCGGACCTTTGTTCACACCTCCGGTGAATGTTGAATCGGTTGCAAAAGTTGCGGTTAGAGCAGCTACGGATCCAGTCTTCCCTCCAGGGATTGTAGATGTTCATGGAATACAACGTTACAGCCAACAGAAATCGAGATAA
- the LOC103850304 gene encoding aspartyl protease family protein At5g10770, with translation MSFARNLLNIIILLCVYLNRGFTEGAQERESGRVDYHTIQLSSLSPSSSCVPSSKEYDTKSSLRVVHKHGACSPLRSGKAVKLDRADILRRDQARVDSIHSKLTNNLEDRLTQTGLPVKDESKSKEDLGSGSYIVTIGIGTPTHNQPLIIDTGSDLTWTKCRQCGRSRRYISLACNSKNKDIFNPSSSTSFNTVSSTSRVCSDDIRSTDIPCSAYRCCYSIDYNDNSSSEGYLAEDKFTVTTADVFSGIHFGCSEKEANINDNTAGLLGLSSHVLSFPSQTANKYNNIFSYCFPSPDRTGHLTFGSTGISSSVKYTPIKSLPKTHLYGLDIVSITVGGKKLEIPSTVFSHPRAIIDSGTVITRLPPKAYAALRGAFKENMKNYTTASAVELLDTCYDPKGFDTMSVPKVSFSFGGGTTVELGLNGILYPLNASHVCLAFAGNDNDGDLAIFGSFQQMTLQVVYDTAGGRIGFAQNGCS, from the exons ATGAGCTTTGCTAGGAATCTGTTGAATATCATAATACTCCTCTGTGTATATCTCAACAGGGGTTTTACAGAGGGAGCTCAAGAAAGAGAGAGTGGAAGAGTTGATTATCATACAATCCAGCTCAGCTCTCTTTCTCCTTCATCCTCTTGTGTTCCTTCTTCAAAAG AATATGATACCAAGTCGTCGCTGCGCGTGGTGCACAAGCACGGCGCGTGCTCGCCTCTCAGGAGCGGCAAAGCTGTTAAACTCGACCGTGCAGACATCCTCAGACGCGACCAAGCACGAGTGGACTCTATCCACTCAAAGCTGACAAATAATTTGGAAGACCGACTTACACAAACCGGTTTACCGGTTAAGGACGAGAGCAAGAGCAAGGAAGATCTCGGTTCGGGGAGCTACATCGTGACAATCGGAATCGGAACACCTACACACAACCAGCCACTGATCATAGACACTGGCAGCGATTTGACGTGGACAAAGTGCAGGCAATGCGGTAGATCCCGTAGATATATAAGTTTAGCTTGCAACTCTAAAAACAAAGACATCTTTAATCCTTCATCGTCTACTTCCTTCAACACAGTATCATCTACATCTCGAGTGTGTAGTGATGATATCAGATCCACAG ATATTCCCTGTTCGGCGTATCGTTGCTGCTACAGCATCGACTACAATGATAACTCGTCTTCCGAGGGATACCTCGCCGAGGATAAATTCACCGTAACGACCGCTGATGTCTTCTCCGGCATTCACTTTGGCTGCAGTGAAAAAGAGGCTAACATTAACGACAACACTGCTGGACTACTCGGCCTTAGCAGCCACGTACTCTCATTTCCTTCGCAGACAGCGAACAAGTACAATAATATATTCTCTTATTGTTTCCCTTCTCCCGACAGAACCGGCCATCTCACCTTCGGATCCACTGGAATCTCTAGTTCCGTCAAGTACACGCCGATCAAATCCTTACCAAAAACGCACTTATATGGTCTTGATATAGTAAGCATCACCGTCGGAGGTAAGAAACTGGAGATTCCATCGACAGTGTTCTCACACCCCCGTGCTATAATCGACTCCGGCACTGTGATCACTCGCCTCCCTCCCAAGGCCTACGCAGCATTGCGAGGCGCGTTTAAGGAAAACATGAAGAACTACACGACTGCATCCGCGGTAGAACTCTTGGACACGTGTTACGATCCCAAAGGTTTCGACACGATGTCTGTCCCGAAAGTTTCGTTCTCCTTCGGAGGCGGCACCACCGTGGAACTTGGCTTAAATGGGATTTTGTATCCGTTGAATGCATCGCATGTTTGCTTGGCGTTTGCAGGCAATGACAACGATGGTGACTTAGCCATCTTTGGGAGCTTCCAGCAAATGACGCTACAAGTTGTGTATGATACGGCGGGTGGACGGATAGGTTTTGCTCAGAATGGTTGTAGTTAA
- the LOC103850305 gene encoding probable protein phosphatase 2C 69, producing MGYLDLALSCSNPTQTVETPASGGGLSQNGKFSYGYASSAGKRSSMEDFFETRIDGIDGQIVGLFGVFDGHGGARAAEYVKRHLFSNLITHPKFISDTKPAITDAYNHTDSELLKSENSHNRDAGSTASTAILIGDRLIVANVGDSRAVISRGGNAIAVSRDHKPDQSDERERIENAGGFVMWAGTWRVGGILAVSRAFGDRLLKQYVVADPEIQEEKIDDSLEFLILASDGLWDVFSNEEAVAMVKDVEDPEESAKKLVGEAIKRGSADNITCVIVRFLETASSSHPSSSSSNEANLMPQVGELKISSSESKQDQVDSEDIIRVNKPDNAHF from the exons ATGGGATATCTGGATTTGGCGTTGTCGTGTTCCAACCCGACGCAGACCGTTGAAACTCCGGCGAGCGGTGGAGGTCTCAG CCAGAACGGAAAATTCAGCTATGGATACGCGAGCTCCGCTGGGAAGAGATCGTCTATGGAAGACTTTTTCGAGACGAGGATCGACGGTATCGATGGACAAATCGTTGGTTTATTTGGAGTTTTTGATG GCCATGGTGGAGCCAGAGCAGCTGAGTATGTGAAGCGTCATCTTTTCAGTAATCTAATCACTCATCCAAAGTTTATCTCTGACACTAAGCCAGCTATAA ctGATGCTTATAACCATACGGACTCTGAACTTCTCAAGTCAGAGAATAGTCACAATAGAGACGCTGGTTCGACTGCCTCTACGGCTATACTTATTGGTGATCGTTTGATTGTTGCCAATGTTGGTGATTCAAGAGCTGTTATCAGCAGAGGCGGAAAtg CCATTGCTGTGTCAAGGGACCATAAACCTGACCAAAGTGATGAGCGTGAAAGGATTGAGAATGCTGGTGGGTTTGTGATGTGGGCAG GAACTTGGAGGGTTGGAGGAATCCTTGCAGTTTCTCGCGCCTTTGGTGATCGTCTTCTGAAGCAATACGTTGTTGCTGATCCAGAGATCCAG GAGGAAAAGATTGATGATTCTCTTGAGTTTCTGATCCTAGCAAGTGATGGGCTATGGGATGTTTTCTCTAATGAG GAAGCAGTTGCAATGGTTAAGGATGTTGAGGATCCAGAGGAGTCAGCGAAGAAACTTGTGGGagaagcaataaagagaggaaGTGCAGACAACATCACATGTGTCATCGTTCGTTTCTTGGAGACAGCTTCATCAAGCCACCCCAGCTCCTCGTCATCCAACGAAGCTAATCTAATGCCGCAAGTTGGAGAACTTAAGATCTCATCCAGTGAAAGTAAGCAAGATCAGGTCGACTCAGAGGACATCATCAGAGTGAACAAACCAGATAATGCACACTTCTGA
- the LOC103850308 gene encoding uncharacterized protein At1g32220, chloroplastic isoform X1: MRTIVSRLIRFKSSFAQTRFVSASYGGGGRYLSTDSNKIDEPFDAEEAETVHVPPPPTEKLLVLGGNGFVGSHVCKEALDRGLSVSSLSRSGKSSLQESWASRVTWHQGTVITPQHVLGTCWIISFIFIFLYIFPGNLLSSDSLKDALDGVTSVISCVGGFGSNSYMYKINGTANINAIRAASEKGVKRFVYISAADFGLANYLLSGYYEGKRAAETELLTRFAYGGIVLRPGFIYGTRSVGSMKIPLGVFGSPMEMVLQQAKPLNQLPLVGPLFTPPVNVESVAKVAVRAATDPVFPPGIVDVHGIQRYSQQKSR, from the exons ATGAGGACGATCGTTTCGCGTTTGATCCGATTCAAATCGTCTTTCGCTCAGACACG GTTCGTTTCTGCATCATACGGTGGCGGCGGGAGGTATCTCTCTACAGACTCTAACAAAATCGATGAGCCGTTTGATGCTGAGGAAGCAGAGACTGTACATGTGCCTCCACCTCCTACTGAGAAG TTACTTGTCCTTGGTGGAAATGGCTTTGTTGGATCACATGTATGTAAAGAAGCGTTAGATCGTGGCTTATCTGTCTCTAGCCTTAGCAG ATCAGGTAAGTCGTCTTTACAAGAGTCATGGGCTAGTAGAGTAACATGGCATCAAGGTACTGTTATAACTCCTCAACATGTTTTAGGAACTTGCTGGATTATTTCCTTTATCTTCATTTTCCTTTATATTTTCCCAGGAAACCTTCTGTCATCTGATTCATTGAAAGATGCTCTTGATGGAGTGACTTCTGTG ATCTCTTGTGTTGGTGGTTTTGGTTCAAACTCGTATATGTATAAGATTAATGGGACTGCAAACATCAACGCAATTAGAGCTGCCTCAGAGAAAG GTGTGAAAAGATTTGTCTATATCTCTGCTGCTGATTTCGGACTAGCCAACTACTTGTTGAGCGGATACTATGAGGGAAAG CGAGCCGCTGAGACCGAGCTGCTCACAAGATTTGCTTATGGAG GGATAGTCTTGCGGCCTGGTTTTATATATGGAACTCGCAGCGTTGGAAGCATGAAGATCCCATTGGGAGTCTTTGGCTCACCAATGGAGATG GTTCTTCAACAAGCAAAACCGCTGAACCAGCTCCCGTTAGTCGGACCTTTGTTCACACCTCCGGTGAATGTTGAATCGGTTGCAAAAGTTGCGGTTAGAGCAGCTACGGATCCAGTCTTCCCTCCAGGGATTGTAGATGTTCATGGAATACAACGTTACAGCCAACAGAAATCGAGATAA
- the LOC103850303 gene encoding aspartyl protease family protein At5g10770 has product MSSARNVLNIIIIICVCFNWGSANGAQKRESGEILTHTIELSSLFPSSSSPCVLSTRASNTKSSLHVTHRHGTCSSLTSDKATTSPDHAEILRLDQARVNSIHSKLSKKLTDRVRQSKSTALPAKDGSIFGSGNYVVSVGIGTPKRDQSLIFDTGSDLTWIQCEPCVQTCYSQKEPIFNPSSSSSYYNVSCSSAACTSLSSATGNSGSCSASTCVYGIQYGDQSFSVGFLAKEKFTLTTSNVFDGVYFGCGENNQGLFTGVAGLLGLGRDKLSFPSQTATTYNKIFSYCLPSSASYTGHLTFGTAGISRSVKFTPISTITEGTSFYGLDIVGITVGGQKLAIAPTVFSTPGALIDSGTVITRLPPKAYAALKDAFKAKMSQYPSASGVSILDTCFDLSGLKTVTIPKVAFSFSGGAVVELGSTGVLYAFKMSQVCLAFAGNSDDTNAAIFGNVQQQTLEVVYDGAGGRVGFAPNGCS; this is encoded by the exons ATGAGCTCTGCTAGGAATGTATTGAATATCATAATAATCATTTGTGTATGTTTCAACTGGGGTAGTGCTAATGGAGCTCAAAAACGAGAGAGTGGAGAGATTTTAACTCATACTATAGAACTAAGCTCTCTCTTcccttcatcatcatcaccttgTGTTCTTTCCACCAGAG CGTCTAATACAAAGTCCTCACTGCACGTGACGCACAGGCACGGCACGTGCTCGTCTTTAACCAGTGACAAGGCCACGACGAGTCCAGACCATGCAGAGATCCTCAGACTCGACCAAGCGCGCGTAAACTCAATCCACTCAAAACTGTCCAAGAAGCTCACAGACAGAGTTAGACAAAGCAAGTCAACGGCTCTACCGGCTAAAGACGGGAGCATCTTCGGATCAGGAAACTACGTCGTTTCGGTCGGAATCGGAACACCGAAACGCGACCAGTCTCTCATCTTCGACACAGGAAGCGATCTGACGTGGATTCAATGCGAGCCGTGCGTTCAAACATGCTATTCTCAAAAGGAACCAATCTTTAACCCGTCCTCGTCTTCCTCGTACTACAACGTCTCGTGCTCTTCGGCCGCGTGTACTTCTCTCTCTTCAGCTACAG GTAACTCTGGAAGCTGCTCAGCTTCGACGTGCGTCTACGGTATTCAATACGGCGATCAATCCTTCTCCGTCGGGTTTCTCGCGAAGGAGAAGTTCACGCTAACGACCTCCAACGTATTCGACGGCGTTTACTTCGGATGCGGCGAGAACAACCAAGGACTCTTCACCGGCGTCGCCGGACTTCTCGGACTCGGCCGTGACAAGCTCTCCTTCCCGTCGCAGACTGCAACAACATACAACAAGATCTTCTCCTACTGCCTCCCTTCCTCCGCCAGCTACACCGGCCATCTCACCTTCGGAACCGCCGGAATCTCCAGATCCGTCAAGTTCACTCCGATCTCCACCATCACCGAAGGCACGTCCTTCTACGGCCTCGACATCGTCGGGATCACCGTCGGAGGTCAGAAGCTAGCGATCGCTCCCACCGTGTTCTCAACTCCGGGGGCTTTGATCGACTCCGGAACCGTCATCACTCGTCTCCCGCCGAAGGCTTACGCGGCGCTGAAAGACGCGTTCAAGGCGAAGATGAGTCAGTATCCGAGCGCGTCGGGGGTCTCGATCTTGGACACGTGTTTCGATCTCAGCGGGTTAAAAACGGTTACGATTCCGAAAGTGGCGTTTTCTTTCAGCGGCGGCGCGGTTGTGGAGCTTGGATCGACGGGGGTTCTATACGCGTTTAAGATGTCGCAGGTTTGTTTGGCGTTTGCGGGGAATAGCGATGACACTAACGCTGCCATCTTTGGGAACGTTCAGCAGCAAACGCTGGAAGTTGTGTACGATGGTGCGGGCGGGCGGGTCGGGTTTGCTCCAAATGGGTGTAGTTAA